A genomic region of Zea mays cultivar B73 chromosome 6, Zm-B73-REFERENCE-NAM-5.0, whole genome shotgun sequence contains the following coding sequences:
- the LOC100383553 gene encoding uncharacterized protein LOC100383553: MQDMKPAAAAVAKVVAGDSPPSAASPAPAPAVANSNGTPQKPPPIPAAAFDMPKPNLRGLNKPKCILCGNIARSRCPFQCCKSCCYKAQNPCHIHVLKQTNTLPDKPSPATAPATTEQQSNNLPATSSASRLAALQKLPQHFLKFLQTKKSVTKKDVAGINKWRFMKLKEHMQGDTDAENEAYERYTQNVGLLEEAFCPMEEDADVDPEAEATSSSEEERMDLLVSAAKARLKSDNEAANSFRERVATILDQKLKDLRGSQSASEGDEPSGPSLDDRLTPTPMKFSTAQKMGRATELNELLGKLTGARSEDDLKPCRDLAEQLFGKEDGSSVGNSNRVDTETEPGDQESAAAVARRYSVPTLCSRMEVGEDFASEMNDEFCSLTQVAQL; this comes from the exons ATGCAGGACATGAAGCCCGCCGCTGCTGCAGTCGCCAAGGTGGTGGCTGGTGACTCGCCTCCCTCTGCTGCTAGTCCTGCTCCTGCGCCAGCAGTGGCCAACAGCAATGGGACACCACAGAAGCCGCCTCCTATTCCTGCCGCCGCCTTCGACATGCCCAAGCCAAACCTCCGGGGCCTTAACAAGCCCAAGTGCATCCTGTGTGGTAACATCGCCCGCTCCCG GTGCCCATTCCAGTGTTGCAAGAGCTGCTGCTACAAGGCTCAGAATCCTTGCCACATCCATG ttctgAAGCAGACCAACACATTGCCAGATAAGCCGTCACCTGCAACTGCTCCTGCAACAACAGAACAGCAATCTAACAATTTACCTGCAACCAG TTCAGCGTCAAGGCTGGCTGCCTTGCAAAAGCTTCCCCAGCACTTTCTGAAGTTTCTCCAAACAAAGAAATCAGTTACCAAAAAG GACGTTGCGGGTATAAACAAGTGGAGGTTTATGAAGCTAAAGGAACATATGCAAGGAGATACCGACGCTGAAAACGAAGCGTACGAGAGGTATACGCAGAACGTCGGGTTACTGGAGGAAGCATTCTGTCCCATGGAAGAAGATGCTGATGTTGATCCTGAGGCTGAAGCAACTTCTTCTTCAGAGGAAGAAAGGATGGACCTGTtggtttcggcggcaaaggcGAGGTTGAAGTCGGATAACGAAGCTGCCAATAGCTTCAGGGAGAGGGTTGCCACTATCTTGGACCAGAAGCTGAAGGACCTGCGCGGGAGCCAAAGCGCCAGTGAGGGTGACGAACCGTCTGGCCCAAGTCTGGACGATCGTCTAACCCCGACCCCGATGAAGTTCAGCACAGCGCAGAAGATGGGGAGAGCCACGGAACTGAACGAGCTGCTGGGTAAGCTGACAGGAGCACGGAGCGAGGACGATCTGAAGCCTTGCCGTGATCTTGCCGAGCAGCTGTTTGGGAAGGAGGACGGCTCCTCTGTTGGCAATTCGAACAGAGTGGATACGGAGACTGAGCCGGGCGATCAGGAGTCAGCTGCAGCAGTAGCACGGCGCTATTCCGTCCCAACGCTGTGCAGCAGGATGGAGGTGGGTGAGGACTTCGCCTCAGAGATGAACGATGAATTCTGCTCTTTGACTCAGGTGGCCCAGCTATGA